The genomic window ACTTGTTCTACTACCACTGCCCCTCCTAATAATATGCCAAACTGTAACCCAGTCATTGTTACAACAGGTATAAGAGCATTACGTAAAATGTGTGTGAATGTTACGACAAACTCACTTTGTCCTTTTGCCAAAGCGGTTCTAACAAAATCTTCTCTCGCGACCTCAAGAACACTTGATCGTGTAAAGCGAGCTATATACGCTGCAACCCCAAAACCAAGTGTGATAGATGGTAAAATTAAATGCTTAAACTCTCCGCTCCCACCTGATGGAAGCCACCCGAGTTGTACAGCGAATATTTGCATAAGGAGTAGTCCTAGCCAAAATTCGGGAATGCTAACAGCTGTTATTGTAAATAGCATACTAAAGCGATCCAAAAAGGAATTTCGTTTAACAGCAGAAATAATCCCAACTAGTATCCCAAATAACACGGCCCATACTAAAGCGGCGAATGTTAACAGGAGGGTGTATCCAAAACGATTGACAATCTCTGTGGATACATCCGATTTTGTCCGAAAGGATGTACCAAAATCCCCTTCAAGGACAATCCCTTTTACATAATTGACGTACTGCACGTGAAGTGGATCATTTAACCCATGTTTCTCTTGCAATGCTACGTAAGTGCTTTGATCAATCTCTGCTCCATACATAATCCGAATGGGGTCGCCTGGTGTTAAATGAACGAATAAGAAAGACAGTATAGAAACAATTAGTAACAGTGGTAGCATACCTACTAATCGTCTAATAATATAAGTGATCATAATGTAACCCCTTTAATAGTGTAGTAATCTCTGTTAAGTAACAGAGATTACCTTTTAAGAGTTTTTGATTTATTCTTTATCAGCATTTCCAACTAAAACGGAGTCTGCTGGTAATACTGTTACGCCTGATACATTACTACGTTTTGCTACTACATTATCCGGTACAAATAAGAAGAGCCATGGTGCTTCTTCATACACGATTTCTTGAACTTCTGCGTAATGCGCTAACGCCTCATTTTGATCTGACGTTTGAATTGCACTATTAAGTAGAGTGTCAACTTGCTCATTCACGTAAAAGCCTGAATTATTATAGTTAGGTGGTACTCGATCAGAGGCAAAGTTTGGACGTAATCCCCAATCTGCTTCACCAGTGCCAGGTGACCAACGACCGATATAAAGATCTGTACCTTTGTTATTATCTAGCATGTCAAAAAGCGTACCGCTCTCGTAAGGTTCAACTTTAACCTTTACTCCAATTTTCTCCAACTGAATAGCGATATTTTCCGCAACAGCTACGAAGCTTGTTTCATTTCGCGTCCATAACGTAGCCTCAAAACCGTTCTCATACCCCGCTTCTTCCATAAGCTGTTTAGCTTTATCTAAATCATATGTGTAAGCTTGTTGACTTTTATAACCATACACACCTGGTGCAATAGCAGAATCAGCAATTGTGCCGTATCCGTCGACAACTTGTGATATAAGAGCATTCTTGTCAATAGCATAGTTCATGGCTTGACGCACTCTTACATCTTGATATTTTTCATGCTTAAGACTTATACCAACATAGAATACGTTTAAGGATGGGCCGGTAAATACATCAATACCTTCAGCTTGAGATAATTCCTCGGCATTTAATGTAGGAAGTTTTGATATAACGTCAAGCTCGCCAGTTTTTAGCATATTAACGCGAGTGCTTGCTTCTTGAACAGGAATAAATGTGATGTCTTTCAATTTAGGTAGCTGGTCAGCGTTCCAATAATTATCGTTTGGAACTACCTTTACATACTGCCCATCTTTCCACTCTAAGAATTTGTAGGGACCTGTACCAATTGCGTTCCTGTCTAAATTGTAATCAGAGTCTTCTACTTTTTTAGTTATTTCATTTATTGATTTAAAGGTCGCAGATACGTGTGCCATATAAGAGGCCATTGCTGAATTTGGCTCTGCAGAACGAATAGTAACAGTATTTTCATCTTCAATAATTACTTCATCGATAAATGAGAAAAAGCTAGAACGTGCTAATCCGTTCTCATCATTTCTAACAAAGTCTAAATTTGCTTTTACAACTTCTGCATTAAAAGTACTTCCATCGTGGAAAGTA from Bacillus sp. HMF5848 includes these protein-coding regions:
- the nikB gene encoding nickel ABC transporter permease; this encodes MITYIIRRLVGMLPLLLIVSILSFLFVHLTPGDPIRIMYGAEIDQSTYVALQEKHGLNDPLHVQYVNYVKGIVLEGDFGTSFRTKSDVSTEIVNRFGYTLLLTFAALVWAVLFGILVGIISAVKRNSFLDRFSMLFTITAVSIPEFWLGLLLMQIFAVQLGWLPSGGSGEFKHLILPSITLGFGVAAYIARFTRSSVLEVAREDFVRTALAKGQSEFVVTFTHILRNALIPVVTMTGLQFGILLGGAVVVEQVFTWPGLGSYLIDSILSRDYPVIQALILLFSVQFLIVNLLVDISYGFLNPQIRYD
- a CDS encoding glutathione ABC transporter substrate-binding protein encodes the protein MKKLFVFFMCMIVMSVVVACSSNSSEDASNAPEPQTTTDDTSTTTEPNASEASEEETDEMLPLTVGLEAEPTSLDPFNATDGNSANIQQTIYEGLLRFDPDMNLEFLLATGYEYNEDATAITFTLRQGVTFHDGSTFNAEVVKANLDFVRNDENGLARSSFFSFIDEVIIEDENTVTIRSAEPNSAMASYMAHVSATFKSINEITKKVEDSDYNLDRNAIGTGPYKFLEWKDGQYVKVVPNDNYWNADQLPKLKDITFIPVQEASTRVNMLKTGELDVISKLPTLNAEELSQAEGIDVFTGPSLNVFYVGISLKHEKYQDVRVRQAMNYAIDKNALISQVVDGYGTIADSAIAPGVYGYKSQQAYTYDLDKAKQLMEEAGYENGFEATLWTRNETSFVAVAENIAIQLEKIGVKVKVEPYESGTLFDMLDNNKGTDLYIGRWSPGTGEADWGLRPNFASDRVPPNYNNSGFYVNEQVDTLLNSAIQTSDQNEALAHYAEVQEIVYEEAPWLFLFVPDNVVAKRSNVSGVTVLPADSVLVGNADKE